One stretch of Euphorbia lathyris chromosome 7, ddEupLath1.1, whole genome shotgun sequence DNA includes these proteins:
- the LOC136201467 gene encoding uncharacterized protein isoform X2 has product MELKQHMNGISHDTHLSPSLPNLLPSSIHCCRFKPWINTKISIRKHFELWRFHILQMLKPYIQNPNQHHSAHAIKRAQTLNSILRQYGVSIDLIAAGNKNTMDVDFLLKYQLLGSLTFAPAANQLIKRSNFSSVHQVGLVGSSFDRNSEEKPLRILTTTHGFPHAKSSGYFLVLVPLIAFCITCLVGAFCTRVQKDNESHAFDESRKHKGQPKSTRWKHALSYNSETDNTVSESGPEDEDENVFEDAYSKVENDYQKFLSECGISECGYQHRRGGIHQ; this is encoded by the exons ATGGAACTGAAGCAGCATATGAATGGCATTAGCCACGATACCCATCTCTCTCCTTCTCTTCCAAATTTATTGCCATCATCAATTCACTG TTGCCGCTTCAAACCTTGGATTAACACCAAGATTTCCATTAGGAAGCATTTTGAG CTATGGAGATTTCATATTCTGCAAATGTTAAAGCCGTATATTCAAAACCCCAACCAGCATCATTCAGCTCATGCGATCAAAAG GGCTCAGACTTTGAATTCAATTTTAAGGCAGTATGGAGTGTCTATTGATTTGATTGCAGCTggtaataaaaatacaatggatgttgattttcttcttaaataTCAGCTCCTCGGCAGTCTTACTTTTGCCCCGGCAGCCAATCAATTG ATCAAGAGAAGTAACTTTTCTAGTGTTCATCAAGTAGGACTTGTTGGGTCTTCATTTGATAGGAACTCAGAAGAAAAACCTTTGAGGATCTTAACTACTACCCATGGTTTTCCTCAT GCTAAATCCAGTGGTTATTTCCTAGTTCTGGTTCCTCTTATTGCATTCTGCATCACATGCCTAGTTGGTGCCTTCTGCACAAGAGTACAAAAAGACAACGAAAGCCATGCTTTCGATGAATCAAGGAAACATAAGGGTCAGCCAAAGAGTACGAGATGGAAACACGCTTTAAGTTACAATAGTGAAACAGATAATACTGTTTCTGAG AGTGGtccagaagatgaagatgaaaatgTATTTGAAGATGCATACAGCAAAGTTGAAAATGACTATCAAAAGTTTCTATCGGAATGCGGTATTAGCGAATGCGGGTACCAGCACCGGCGAGGAGGCATTCATCAATGA
- the LOC136201467 gene encoding uncharacterized protein isoform X1, with the protein MALATIPISLLLFQIYCHHQFTVAASNLGLTPRFPLGSILRYSTPPSLLPFSATLVFSLLILSQLWRFHILQMLKPYIQNPNQHHSAHAIKRAQTLNSILRQYGVSIDLIAAGNKNTMDVDFLLKYQLLGSLTFAPAANQLIKRSNFSSVHQVGLVGSSFDRNSEEKPLRILTTTHGFPHAKSSGYFLVLVPLIAFCITCLVGAFCTRVQKDNESHAFDESRKHKGQPKSTRWKHALSYNSETDNTVSESGPEDEDENVFEDAYSKVENDYQKFLSECGISECGYQHRRGGIHQ; encoded by the exons ATGGCATTAGCCACGATACCCATCTCTCTCCTTCTCTTCCAAATTTATTGCCATCATCAATTCACTG TTGCCGCTTCAAACCTTGGATTAACACCAAGATTTCCATTAGGAAGCATTTTGAGGTACTCTACGCCTCCCTCCCTCCTTCCCTTCTCAGCTACTCTTGTTTTCAGTCTTTTGATTTTATCACAGCTATGGAGATTTCATATTCTGCAAATGTTAAAGCCGTATATTCAAAACCCCAACCAGCATCATTCAGCTCATGCGATCAAAAG GGCTCAGACTTTGAATTCAATTTTAAGGCAGTATGGAGTGTCTATTGATTTGATTGCAGCTggtaataaaaatacaatggatgttgattttcttcttaaataTCAGCTCCTCGGCAGTCTTACTTTTGCCCCGGCAGCCAATCAATTG ATCAAGAGAAGTAACTTTTCTAGTGTTCATCAAGTAGGACTTGTTGGGTCTTCATTTGATAGGAACTCAGAAGAAAAACCTTTGAGGATCTTAACTACTACCCATGGTTTTCCTCAT GCTAAATCCAGTGGTTATTTCCTAGTTCTGGTTCCTCTTATTGCATTCTGCATCACATGCCTAGTTGGTGCCTTCTGCACAAGAGTACAAAAAGACAACGAAAGCCATGCTTTCGATGAATCAAGGAAACATAAGGGTCAGCCAAAGAGTACGAGATGGAAACACGCTTTAAGTTACAATAGTGAAACAGATAATACTGTTTCTGAG AGTGGtccagaagatgaagatgaaaatgTATTTGAAGATGCATACAGCAAAGTTGAAAATGACTATCAAAAGTTTCTATCGGAATGCGGTATTAGCGAATGCGGGTACCAGCACCGGCGAGGAGGCATTCATCAATGA